The following coding sequences are from one Kosakonia sp. H02 window:
- the pepT gene encoding peptidase T: MSSSLASQLTHRFFRYLAITSQSDASATTLPTTVGQFDMARELANELKSLGLDEIVIDDHATVTAVKKGTVAGAPRIGFITHIDTVDVGLSPHIHPQILRFEGEDLCLNAKEDIWLRVQEHPEILAYPNEEIIFSDGTSVLGADNKAAVTVVMTLLENLTAQHRHGDIVVAFVPDEEVGLRGAKALDLTRFDVDFAWTIDCCELGEIVYENFNAASAQIRFTGVTAHPMSAKGVLVNPLLMAMDYISHFDRQQTPEHTEGREGYVWFNGIEAVQGHANLSVSIRDFDNESFARRKLQIGEVAAKIAAQYPTAKVEYSVNDIYSNISNAIGEDRRAIDLMFEAMETLGITPRPTPMRGGTDGAALSAKGLLTPNFFTGAHNFHSRFEFLPLRAFEASYNVALQLCLLAAR; the protein is encoded by the coding sequence ATGTCGTCGTCGCTCGCCAGTCAATTAACGCATCGGTTTTTTCGCTACCTTGCTATCACCAGCCAAAGTGATGCCAGCGCCACTACGTTGCCCACCACCGTCGGGCAGTTTGATATGGCGCGGGAACTGGCCAACGAACTGAAATCCCTCGGCCTTGATGAAATTGTGATTGATGATCACGCCACCGTGACAGCGGTAAAAAAAGGGACTGTTGCCGGTGCGCCGCGCATCGGTTTTATCACCCATATCGACACCGTTGATGTCGGTTTATCGCCGCATATTCATCCGCAGATTTTGCGTTTTGAGGGTGAAGATCTCTGCCTGAACGCGAAAGAAGATATCTGGCTGCGCGTTCAGGAGCACCCGGAAATTCTCGCCTACCCGAACGAAGAGATTATTTTTAGCGACGGCACCAGCGTGCTCGGCGCGGATAACAAAGCCGCCGTTACGGTGGTGATGACGCTGCTGGAAAACCTGACGGCGCAACATCGTCATGGCGATATCGTGGTGGCGTTTGTGCCGGATGAAGAAGTCGGCTTGCGTGGCGCGAAAGCGCTGGATTTAACCCGCTTTGACGTTGATTTTGCCTGGACCATTGACTGCTGCGAACTGGGGGAAATTGTTTATGAGAACTTCAACGCCGCCAGCGCGCAGATCCGCTTTACCGGCGTGACTGCGCACCCAATGTCGGCGAAAGGCGTGCTGGTGAATCCGCTGTTAATGGCGATGGATTACATCAGCCATTTTGACCGCCAGCAGACACCGGAACACACGGAAGGCCGCGAAGGGTATGTCTGGTTTAACGGCATTGAGGCGGTTCAGGGCCATGCCAACCTGAGCGTCAGCATTCGCGATTTTGATAATGAAAGCTTTGCCCGCCGTAAATTGCAGATTGGCGAGGTGGCGGCGAAAATTGCCGCGCAATACCCAACCGCGAAAGTGGAGTACAGCGTCAACGATATTTACAGCAATATCAGTAATGCGATTGGTGAAGACCGGCGGGCGATCGATTTGATGTTTGAGGCAATGGAGACACTCGGCATTACGCCAAGACCGACGCCAATGCGCGGCGGAACTGATGGTGCGGCACTCTCGGCAAAGGGGCTGTTAACGCCGAATTTCTTTACTGGCGCACATAACTTCCACTCTCGCTTTGAGTTTTTACCCCTGCGGGCGTTTGAAGCCTCTTATAACGTGGCGCTGCAACTCTGTTTGCTGGCCGCACGCTAA
- a CDS encoding ABC transporter substrate-binding protein translates to MISKPTTLALALTTMIVSSSVAAKTLVYCSEGSPENFNPQLYTSGTSVDASAVPVYNRLVDFKVGTTDLQPSLAESWDVSEDGKVYTFHLRKNVKFQSNKYFTPTRNFNADDVIFSFMRQKDAKNPYHNVSNGTYSNFESLEFGTLITAIDKIDDNTVRFTLAHPEAPFVADLGWYFASILSAEYADAMLKAGTPQRVDSDPIGTGPFRLAQYQKDSRILFTAFDQYWQGKAKIDRLVFSITPDASVRLAKLEKNECQVMPFPNPADLPRLKENKDITLMSKAGLNTGFLAFNTQKAPLDNVKVRQALAMAINKPAIIKAVFQGTGTAAKNLLPPGVWSADSELKDYDYDPQKAKALLKEAGLPAGTTIDLWAMPVQRPYNPNAKRMAEMIQADWAKVGVQAKIVTYEWGEYLKRVKSGEHQAALMGWTTATGDPDNFFGPLFTCTSANGGSNSAKWCYQPFDKLIAEAKAITDHDKRVALYKEAQQMMHDQMPAVMIAHSTIFEPVRKDVQGYEVDPFGKHIFWQVDLKK, encoded by the coding sequence ATGATTAGCAAACCGACAACACTTGCTTTGGCGTTGACCACGATGATAGTCAGTTCTTCTGTGGCGGCGAAAACGCTGGTCTATTGCTCAGAAGGCTCGCCGGAAAACTTCAACCCGCAACTTTACACCTCCGGTACCAGCGTGGATGCCAGCGCCGTACCGGTTTATAACCGACTGGTGGATTTCAAAGTTGGCACCACCGATCTGCAACCGAGTCTTGCCGAAAGTTGGGACGTGAGCGAAGACGGCAAAGTCTACACCTTCCATTTACGTAAAAACGTGAAGTTCCAGAGCAACAAATACTTCACGCCGACGCGGAATTTCAACGCCGATGACGTGATCTTCTCCTTTATGCGGCAAAAAGATGCCAAAAACCCGTACCACAATGTCTCCAACGGTACGTACTCCAACTTTGAAAGCCTCGAATTCGGCACGCTGATCACCGCCATTGATAAAATTGATGACAACACGGTGCGCTTTACGCTGGCGCACCCGGAAGCGCCGTTCGTTGCCGATTTGGGCTGGTATTTCGCCTCGATTCTGTCGGCGGAATATGCCGATGCGATGCTGAAAGCCGGGACGCCGCAGCGCGTCGATAGCGATCCGATTGGCACCGGGCCGTTCCGCCTGGCGCAATACCAAAAAGATTCGCGCATTCTGTTCACCGCCTTTGATCAGTACTGGCAGGGCAAAGCGAAAATCGACCGGCTGGTGTTCAGCATCACCCCGGATGCCTCGGTGCGTCTGGCGAAGCTGGAGAAAAATGAGTGCCAGGTGATGCCATTCCCCAACCCGGCGGATCTGCCGCGCCTGAAAGAGAACAAAGACATTACCCTGATGAGTAAAGCCGGGTTGAACACGGGCTTCCTTGCGTTTAATACGCAAAAAGCGCCGCTGGATAATGTCAAAGTGCGCCAGGCGCTGGCGATGGCGATCAACAAACCGGCAATTATCAAAGCGGTTTTCCAGGGCACCGGCACGGCGGCGAAAAACCTGCTGCCGCCGGGCGTGTGGAGTGCTGACAGCGAGCTGAAAGATTACGACTACGATCCGCAAAAAGCCAAAGCGCTGCTGAAAGAAGCCGGATTACCCGCAGGCACCACGATTGATCTGTGGGCGATGCCGGTTCAGCGTCCGTATAACCCGAACGCCAAACGGATGGCGGAGATGATCCAGGCGGACTGGGCGAAAGTGGGCGTGCAGGCCAAAATCGTGACCTATGAATGGGGCGAATACCTGAAAAGGGTGAAAAGCGGCGAGCACCAGGCAGCGCTGATGGGCTGGACCACCGCCACCGGCGACCCGGATAACTTCTTCGGCCCGCTGTTTACCTGCACCTCTGCCAATGGTGGTTCTAACTCGGCGAAATGGTGTTATCAGCCGTTCGATAAGCTGATTGCCGAGGCGAAAGCCATCACCGATCATGACAAACGCGTCGCGTTATACAAAGAGGCGCAGCAGATGATGCATGATCAAATGCCCGCGGTGATGATTGCCCACTCGACAATTTTCGAGCCGGTACGCAAAGACGTGCAGGGCTATGAAGTCGATCCGTTTGGTAAGCATATTTTCTGGCAAGTCGATCTGAAAAAATAA
- a CDS encoding AraC family transcriptional regulator, protein MPDTYDAFENLRKHNAVLHNSVALNSGIQLAAWSNKRDNITQYCNHHTLSLYIADGYESYHKTAYGWKNGGGPDRFCLMPKESESMWDIRDTLSFVHLYCTDEHLRDVGEKVWDRSPAMFTLDEKTFSQDASITALYRQFLLGCDWQQNANQLTLSTASTLLLTHLVQHYSNVQWQLPTVTGGLAPVALRNVLEYIDAHLGEALLLVDLAAQVSLSEYHFARMFRQSMGVAPHQFVMQRRMARAKDLLLNSDEPLTTIALACGFNSASHFSNRFKAAKGVAPSQLRATRHV, encoded by the coding sequence ATGCCTGACACCTACGACGCCTTTGAAAACCTGCGCAAACATAACGCCGTCTTGCACAATTCGGTGGCGCTCAATTCCGGCATCCAGTTGGCCGCGTGGTCAAACAAACGCGATAACATCACGCAATATTGCAACCACCATACCCTCAGTCTTTATATTGCCGACGGCTATGAGAGCTACCACAAAACAGCATATGGCTGGAAAAACGGCGGCGGGCCGGATCGCTTCTGCCTGATGCCAAAAGAGAGCGAATCGATGTGGGACATCCGCGATACGCTGTCGTTTGTGCACCTTTACTGCACCGATGAACACCTGCGCGATGTTGGCGAAAAAGTGTGGGATCGCAGCCCGGCAATGTTCACGCTCGATGAAAAAACCTTTTCACAGGATGCGAGCATCACCGCGCTCTACCGCCAGTTTTTGCTCGGCTGCGACTGGCAGCAAAATGCCAACCAACTGACGCTGAGTACCGCCTCAACGCTGTTACTGACGCACCTGGTTCAGCACTACAGCAATGTGCAGTGGCAACTGCCGACCGTCACCGGCGGGTTAGCGCCCGTCGCACTGCGCAATGTGCTGGAGTATATCGATGCCCACCTCGGCGAGGCGCTGCTGCTTGTGGATCTGGCCGCGCAGGTATCGCTCAGCGAATACCATTTTGCGCGTATGTTTCGCCAGTCGATGGGCGTGGCTCCCCATCAATTTGTGATGCAGCGCCGCATGGCGCGCGCCAAAGATCTGCTACTCAACAGCGATGAACCGCTGACCACCATTGCGCTGGCCTGCGGTTTCAACTCTGCCAGCCATTTCAGCAACCGTTTTAAAGCCGCGAAAGGGGTGGCGCCATCGCAATTACGCGCGACGCGCCACGTTTAG
- the tehB gene encoding tellurite resistance methyltransferase TehB, which produces MTTRDENYFTEKYGMTPTHSEVLNAMNYLQPGKVLDLGCGNGRNSLYLANKGFDVTAWDKNPNSLSNLQNIRAAEGLENLHIDAVDLNTLSFDGDYDFILSTVVMMFLEAKTIPGLIANMQRCTKPGGYNLIIAAMDTADFPCTVGFPFAFKEGELRNYYAGWELLKYNEEVGELHRTDANGNRIKLRFATMLARKIA; this is translated from the coding sequence ACGTGATGAAAACTACTTTACGGAAAAATATGGCATGACGCCGACGCACTCGGAAGTGCTGAACGCAATGAATTACCTCCAGCCGGGGAAAGTACTGGATCTGGGCTGCGGTAATGGCCGCAACAGTTTATATCTGGCGAATAAAGGTTTTGATGTCACCGCGTGGGATAAAAACCCTAACAGTCTCAGCAACCTGCAAAACATTCGCGCCGCAGAAGGGCTGGAAAATCTGCATATCGATGCGGTGGATTTGAACACCCTCAGCTTTGATGGCGACTATGACTTTATTCTTTCCACCGTCGTGATGATGTTCCTTGAGGCGAAAACCATTCCAGGGTTGATTGCCAATATGCAGCGCTGCACCAAACCGGGCGGTTATAACCTGATTATTGCCGCGATGGACACCGCCGATTTCCCGTGTACGGTTGGTTTCCCGTTTGCCTTTAAGGAAGGGGAGTTACGCAACTACTACGCAGGCTGGGAACTGCTGAAATACAACGAGGAAGTAGGTGAGTTACACCGCACCGACGCCAACGGCAACCGCATCAAACTGCGTTTTGCTACCATGCTTGCGCGGAAAATCGCCTGA
- a CDS encoding DMT family transporter yields the protein MNALLYGLVVVIWGTTWIAIYLQQGPVPAPVSIFWRFALATAAMMLMLLARRKLRNLPLRDHLFCLLQGACVFGFNFWCFYTAAAWINTGLESVIFSMAVLFNAVNSFLFFGQKPPARFFVAALLGLSGIVTLFWQDLVNSGWSNTLLLGIGLSALGTLGFSFGNMISLRHQRKGLETITTNSWAMLYGTLIMGAIGLMRGDDFTPQWTASYLGALGYLAFFGSVIGFGAYFTLVGRIGPSKAAYSTLLFPLVALSISTFYEGYVWHLNGIAGLLLILTGNLVMFTRPENWLGGRLARRNMGAC from the coding sequence ATGAACGCGTTATTGTATGGTCTGGTGGTGGTTATCTGGGGCACCACCTGGATTGCGATTTATTTACAGCAAGGCCCGGTACCGGCTCCGGTATCTATTTTCTGGCGTTTCGCCCTCGCCACCGCCGCCATGATGCTGATGCTGCTGGCACGGCGCAAATTGCGCAATTTGCCGCTCCGCGATCATCTGTTTTGCCTGCTACAGGGCGCGTGCGTTTTCGGCTTCAACTTCTGGTGCTTTTACACCGCCGCGGCGTGGATAAATACCGGGCTGGAGTCGGTAATTTTTTCAATGGCCGTGCTGTTTAATGCCGTTAATAGTTTCCTGTTTTTTGGACAAAAGCCCCCTGCGCGCTTTTTTGTCGCCGCACTGCTGGGGTTATCGGGCATTGTGACGCTGTTCTGGCAAGACCTGGTGAACAGCGGCTGGAGCAACACACTGTTACTCGGCATTGGCCTGTCGGCGCTGGGTACGCTGGGCTTCTCGTTTGGCAATATGATTAGCCTGCGTCACCAGCGTAAAGGCCTGGAAACCATTACTACCAATAGCTGGGCGATGCTCTACGGGACGTTGATTATGGGCGCGATTGGGCTAATGCGCGGTGATGATTTTACGCCGCAGTGGACGGCAAGTTACCTCGGCGCACTGGGTTATCTGGCATTTTTTGGCTCGGTGATTGGCTTTGGCGCGTACTTTACGTTGGTTGGTCGCATTGGCCCGAGCAAAGCGGCTTACAGCACCCTGCTGTTTCCGCTGGTTGCGCTGAGTATCTCGACCTTTTATGAAGGGTACGTCTGGCATCTGAACGGGATTGCCGGGTTGTTGCTGATCCTGACCGGCAATCTGGTGATGTTTACCCGCCCGGAAAACTGGCTGGGCGGGCGTCTGGCGCGGCGGAACATGGGTGCCTGTTGA
- a CDS encoding PhoPQ-activated protein PqaA family protein, with protein sequence MKIKAYSLAMLSIPSACMALSPEEKSHRPDLSHVISDYRKSLASMPLDYSLLEKKQLPGVMLQRYTLNSQTWSPQGVVTPERWQNQVDIYIPDSARQKYALVAINNGSNDNGSGSPLAPTSFKEEALTRIATATRTVVISVSNVPNQVLHYQGVTTPLAEDDSVAYTWKLFIGDIKRYQDAPLQVPMSASVSQAFRLAKRELAQQKISKFIVTGASKRGWTAWLTAIADPDVEAIVPFVMDLLNTRKALEHMYRTYGQNWPIAFFPYYKQNIDQQIATDKVASLMRLLDPLAYLHSDLSNRLRMEKYIINASGDDFYVPDNSRFYYGRLPGEKSLRVVANSTHNSVLSVSEQSLITFVNRFQMRKKLPEITENVEGRNGGKKMLSVRFSEKPTTLLQWTATNPVARDFRFACNVKYTSAPVRPASGNKALNIPLSTPESGWQATYVEATFSDGYVATTQVYITPDEKYPETAPPALGDACQTLPGRGLNSVAQ encoded by the coding sequence GTGAAAATTAAAGCTTATTCCCTTGCCATGCTCTCTATCCCGTCGGCCTGTATGGCGTTGTCGCCGGAAGAAAAGAGCCATCGTCCTGATCTGTCGCATGTGATTTCTGATTACCGAAAGTCCCTTGCTTCGATGCCTCTCGATTACTCTTTGCTGGAGAAAAAACAGCTTCCCGGCGTGATGTTACAGCGATACACCCTCAATTCGCAGACGTGGTCGCCGCAGGGTGTTGTCACGCCGGAACGCTGGCAGAATCAGGTGGATATCTATATTCCTGATTCAGCGCGGCAAAAATATGCCCTTGTCGCCATTAATAACGGCAGCAATGACAATGGTTCCGGCAGCCCTCTGGCACCCACCAGTTTCAAAGAAGAAGCATTAACACGGATAGCGACAGCCACCCGAACGGTGGTGATTTCTGTCAGTAATGTGCCTAATCAGGTTCTTCATTATCAGGGCGTCACCACCCCGCTGGCCGAAGATGACAGTGTGGCGTATACCTGGAAACTGTTTATCGGTGACATTAAACGTTACCAGGATGCGCCTCTTCAGGTGCCCATGTCCGCGTCGGTATCGCAGGCGTTCCGGCTGGCGAAGAGAGAACTGGCGCAACAGAAGATTTCGAAATTTATTGTCACCGGCGCGTCGAAGCGCGGCTGGACCGCGTGGCTGACAGCCATCGCCGACCCGGATGTGGAAGCCATTGTTCCCTTCGTGATGGATCTGCTCAATACCCGAAAAGCGCTTGAACACATGTACCGGACTTATGGTCAAAACTGGCCGATCGCTTTTTTCCCCTACTATAAACAGAACATAGATCAGCAGATTGCCACGGATAAAGTCGCCAGCCTGATGAGATTGCTGGACCCGCTGGCGTACTTGCATAGCGATCTGAGCAATCGTTTGCGGATGGAGAAATACATTATTAACGCCAGCGGAGATGATTTTTATGTCCCTGATAACAGCCGTTTTTACTATGGCCGGTTACCGGGCGAGAAGTCCCTGCGGGTGGTGGCAAACTCAACGCATAACAGCGTATTGTCCGTGTCGGAGCAGTCGCTGATCACCTTCGTTAACCGTTTCCAGATGCGAAAAAAACTTCCCGAAATTACCGAAAATGTTGAGGGGAGAAACGGTGGCAAAAAAATGCTGTCAGTGCGTTTTTCCGAAAAGCCGACAACGCTTTTACAGTGGACAGCCACCAACCCTGTCGCCAGGGATTTTCGCTTTGCCTGTAACGTGAAATATACCTCAGCCCCTGTCCGCCCTGCCTCTGGCAATAAAGCGCTCAACATTCCGCTGTCGACACCGGAAAGTGGATGGCAGGCAACCTACGTTGAGGCGACATTTAGCGATGGGTACGTGGCGACAACGCAGGTCTATATCACACCGGACGAAAAGTACCCTGAAACAGCGCCACCCGCATTAGGTGACGCTTGCCAGACGCTGCCCGGACGAGGGCTGAACTCAGTGGCGCAGTGA